One Methanococcus aeolicus Nankai-3 DNA segment encodes these proteins:
- the cdhA gene encoding CO dehydrogenase/acetyl-CoA synthase complex subunit alpha → MNIEGDLKKVLSPLVKSKNLKFSGNIVIGGNSTTDNHDDDWSEKMGPSPKPKIPTLRNWDFKLLKRYPPFYMPICDMCCLCTFGKCDLSHGKKGACGLNIKSQQARIVLIACCIGTSCHAGHSRHMIHTLIERLGKDYPIDLGNFIEVEAPIIRTIMGMKPKTLGDLEKVLEYCEEQISHLLSSTHTGQEGSHIDFESKSFHAGMIDDLAREAGDLAQIVGFNLPKGDIDAPLVELGMKCVDPNKPNILCIGHNMVPGVAMIDYMEEQGIEDEIEIAGICCSAIDISRYTTKSKVIGPLSRQLMYIRGGIGDVVVIDEQCIRTDILEETLKTGAVLIATNEKMCLGLEDISHLSEDEMINYILRNRSALILDEVKVGKVAVELAKIVSKERKNKDNNDKNRYNKCLPNSLTELRKLAEECTECGWCDRSCPNSFKVMDSMIGAKNEDYTEFRKLYEVCYGCGRCEEICERNIPIVSMTTKIGDHFCDDLHYNMRAGRGPIQDIEIRNVGAPIVFGDIPGIVALVGCSNYPNGDEEIALIVKEFLERKYIVLISGCAAMSVGMWKDKDGKTLYEKYPGEFKSGGLVNVGSCLSNCHITGACIKVANVFAKLPLRGNYEEVADYILNKVGAVGLAWGAMSQKAAAIATGVNRWGIPVIVGPHSTKYRRMYLSDGNDFEVFDKKANKIIKIDPTPEHLITPAENLAECMCAIPKLCMRPNDGAKGRSMKLYHYISVYEKYLGCMPPDLEKFVRTEKDIPLMMKNKVLEYLKEKGWKPREELPKEPTLLY, encoded by the coding sequence ATGAATATAGAAGGAGACCTAAAAAAAGTTTTATCGCCACTGGTAAAATCTAAAAACCTGAAATTTTCAGGCAATATTGTAATAGGCGGCAATTCCACGACCGACAATCACGATGATGATTGGAGTGAAAAGATGGGGCCATCCCCTAAGCCAAAAATTCCAACACTTAGAAACTGGGATTTCAAATTATTAAAAAGATATCCTCCATTTTACATGCCAATTTGTGATATGTGTTGTCTATGTACATTCGGAAAATGTGATTTATCCCATGGTAAAAAAGGTGCTTGTGGATTAAATATAAAATCCCAACAGGCCAGAATAGTATTAATAGCTTGCTGTATTGGAACATCGTGCCACGCTGGGCACAGTAGGCATATGATACATACGCTAATAGAAAGGCTTGGAAAAGATTATCCTATTGATTTAGGCAATTTTATAGAAGTAGAAGCCCCAATAATTAGGACCATTATGGGCATGAAACCGAAGACACTTGGAGATTTGGAGAAAGTATTGGAATATTGTGAGGAACAAATTTCCCATTTATTATCTTCCACACATACTGGACAGGAAGGTAGCCATATTGATTTTGAAAGTAAATCATTCCATGCTGGTATGATTGATGATTTAGCCAGAGAAGCAGGAGACCTTGCCCAAATTGTTGGATTTAATCTACCAAAAGGAGACATTGATGCTCCATTGGTTGAATTAGGTATGAAATGTGTAGACCCAAACAAACCCAACATATTATGTATTGGACATAATATGGTTCCAGGTGTAGCCATGATTGATTATATGGAGGAACAGGGGATAGAGGATGAAATAGAAATAGCAGGAATTTGCTGTTCTGCCATAGATATTAGTAGATATACCACAAAATCAAAAGTTATAGGCCCTCTTTCAAGACAGTTAATGTATATCAGAGGAGGAATCGGAGATGTTGTTGTAATTGATGAACAATGTATAAGAACAGATATTCTTGAAGAAACTCTAAAAACGGGTGCTGTTTTAATAGCCACAAATGAAAAAATGTGTTTAGGATTAGAGGATATATCTCATTTAAGCGAAGATGAAATGATAAATTATATATTAAGAAATAGAAGTGCCTTAATTCTTGATGAAGTAAAAGTAGGTAAAGTAGCCGTTGAATTGGCAAAAATTGTATCAAAGGAAAGAAAAAATAAAGACAATAATGATAAAAATAGATACAATAAATGTTTGCCAAATTCATTGACGGAGCTCCGAAAACTTGCCGAAGAATGTACTGAATGTGGATGGTGTGATAGGTCCTGTCCAAATTCATTTAAAGTTATGGACTCAATGATAGGGGCAAAAAATGAAGATTATACTGAATTTAGGAAATTATATGAGGTATGTTATGGATGTGGAAGATGTGAGGAAATATGTGAAAGAAATATTCCCATCGTTTCCATGACAACAAAAATAGGAGACCACTTCTGTGACGATTTACACTATAATATGAGAGCTGGAAGAGGCCCTATTCAAGATATTGAAATAAGAAATGTGGGAGCTCCTATTGTATTTGGAGATATCCCTGGAATTGTAGCATTAGTGGGATGTTCCAATTACCCCAATGGAGATGAGGAAATTGCCCTTATTGTAAAAGAATTTTTAGAAAGGAAATATATTGTGCTTATATCTGGTTGTGCTGCCATGTCCGTCGGAATGTGGAAAGATAAAGACGGTAAAACACTTTATGAGAAATACCCTGGTGAATTTAAATCTGGAGGATTGGTAAATGTAGGAAGTTGTTTAAGTAATTGCCATATTACAGGAGCTTGTATTAAAGTGGCAAATGTGTTTGCAAAACTCCCATTAAGAGGAAACTACGAGGAAGTTGCCGACTATATATTAAATAAAGTTGGAGCTGTTGGTTTAGCATGGGGAGCAATGTCTCAAAAAGCCGCCGCAATTGCAACAGGAGTGAATAGATGGGGAATTCCCGTAATAGTTGGGCCACATTCAACTAAATACAGAAGAATGTATTTAAGTGATGGAAATGATTTTGAGGTATTTGACAAAAAGGCAAACAAAATTATAAAAATAGACCCTACGCCAGAACACCTAATAACCCCCGCGGAAAACTTAGCCGAGTGCATGTGTGCAATTCCTAAATTGTGCATGCGACCAAATGATGGAGCAAAAGGTAGGAGTATGAAGTTATATCATTATATAAGCGTTTATGAGAAATACCTCGGTTGTATGCCTCCAGATTTAGAAAAATTCGTTAGAACTGAAAAGGATATCCCACTTATGATGAAAAATAAAGTATTAGAATATCTAAAAGAAAAAGGATGGAAACCTAGAGAAGAACTACCAAAAGAACCTACCTTATTATATTAA
- the ilvC gene encoding ketol-acid reductoisomerase, giving the protein MKVYYEEDANYDAVKDKTIAVIGYGSQGMAQSCNMKDSGLNVIVGLRPNGASWEKAKADGHTVMSVEEAAEKADIIHILIPDEVQKDVYNNQIKQHLTEGKTLSFSHGYNVHFKYIDPIKGVNVIMVAPKSPGAMVRRTYTEGFGVPGLVCVERDETGDALDIALGMAKAEGLTKAGVIKTTFKEETETDLFGEQAVLCGGVTELIKAGFDTLVEAGYSPEMAYFETCNELKLIVDLIYQKGLAGMWNDVSNTAEYGGFVTRERVINEESRKAMREILKEIQNGKFARDWALENVSGIPHLNAMRRLEDESLLETTGKKLRKMCGLQKD; this is encoded by the coding sequence ATGAAAGTATATTATGAAGAAGATGCAAATTATGATGCAGTAAAAGATAAAACAATAGCTGTAATAGGATACGGAAGTCAAGGAATGGCTCAGTCATGCAATATGAAAGATAGCGGATTAAATGTAATTGTTGGATTAAGACCAAATGGAGCATCATGGGAAAAGGCAAAAGCAGACGGACATACAGTAATGAGTGTAGAGGAAGCAGCAGAAAAAGCTGATATTATACATATACTCATACCCGACGAAGTTCAAAAAGATGTTTATAACAACCAAATAAAACAACATTTAACAGAAGGAAAAACACTTTCATTCTCCCACGGATACAATGTTCATTTTAAATATATCGACCCCATAAAAGGAGTAAATGTAATTATGGTGGCTCCAAAATCCCCCGGGGCAATGGTAAGAAGAACATACACAGAAGGATTTGGTGTTCCAGGATTAGTTTGTGTAGAAAGAGATGAAACAGGAGATGCATTAGACATAGCACTTGGAATGGCTAAGGCAGAAGGATTAACAAAAGCAGGAGTAATTAAAACAACATTCAAAGAAGAAACAGAAACAGACCTTTTCGGAGAACAAGCTGTTTTATGTGGTGGAGTTACAGAACTTATAAAAGCAGGATTTGATACCCTTGTTGAAGCTGGATACTCACCAGAGATGGCATATTTTGAAACATGCAATGAGTTAAAATTAATCGTAGATTTAATATACCAAAAAGGATTGGCTGGAATGTGGAATGATGTATCTAACACAGCAGAATACGGAGGATTTGTTACAAGAGAAAGAGTAATAAATGAAGAATCCAGAAAAGCGATGAGAGAAATATTAAAAGAAATCCAAAATGGTAAATTTGCAAGAGATTGGGCATTAGAAAATGTAAGTGGAATACCACATTTAAATGCTATGAGAAGATTAGAAGATGAGTCCTTGTTGGAGACAACAGGTAAAAAATTAAGAAAAATGTGTGGATTACAAAAAGATTAA
- a CDS encoding sulfite exporter TauE/SafE family protein: protein MDLFIVLILLLLGALVGFISGLLGLGGGFITVPALIYLLDYLGAPPNQSIKIAIGTSLFVIFLNSIAGIYKQSKHNNVIWKNSLLLGLFGIIGSIIGLKISMNLNGELHKFIFGLLLILLSLNIGRELYLDYKKEHKETKVANKINKLNKNNNHKNMGIMGLLAGIFSSIFGIGGGILVVPFLHHFLKCPITKSIGTSTGMISIISFFGLIGYILMPINLGTIYNSVLNQLYLVGNVSLYIGLIMVISGSIFSHLGAKFSNIADTRTLNIIFSIILLIVGIKMVI from the coding sequence ATGGATTTATTCATTGTTTTAATATTGCTTCTGTTGGGGGCCCTAGTAGGTTTTATATCTGGGTTGCTGGGTTTAGGTGGTGGATTTATAACTGTTCCAGCATTGATTTATCTTCTGGATTATCTCGGAGCTCCGCCAAATCAGTCTATAAAAATAGCCATAGGAACAAGTTTATTTGTTATTTTTTTAAATAGTATTGCAGGAATATATAAACAATCCAAGCATAACAATGTAATTTGGAAAAATTCATTATTATTGGGCTTATTTGGGATAATTGGTTCAATCATAGGACTTAAAATTTCAATGAATTTAAATGGGGAGCTCCATAAATTTATTTTTGGATTACTTTTAATATTGCTATCTTTAAATATTGGACGAGAGTTATATTTAGATTATAAAAAAGAGCATAAAGAAACAAAAGTGGCAAATAAAATTAATAAACTAAATAAAAATAATAACCATAAAAATATGGGAATTATGGGGCTTTTAGCAGGTATTTTTTCCTCAATATTCGGAATTGGTGGCGGCATATTGGTAGTTCCATTTTTACACCATTTTTTAAAATGCCCTATAACAAAATCAATAGGGACTTCAACAGGAATGATATCTATAATCTCATTTTTTGGATTAATTGGTTATATATTAATGCCTATTAATTTGGGTACAATATACAACTCAGTTTTAAATCAATTATATTTGGTGGGCAATGTTTCTCTTTACATAGGTTTAATAATGGTTATTTCTGGGAGTATATTTTCCCATTTGGGCGCTAAATTTTCAAATATTGCAGATACAAGAACATTAAATATTATATTTTCAATTATTTTATTAATTGTTGGAATTAAAATGGTAATTTAA
- a CDS encoding phosphoadenosine phosphosulfate reductase domain-containing protein, giving the protein MKTILGKLHLRWCMDCNMPVLDKKCGICGKNTTEVKITPPADPRPAFDEDITMISKILKNQFGITLNNNGQSNIFKNKIVLINKIPGTDYMKEIMLDGILFGIIKYNEEKNTWVIMPSVDGARRIINENANKKLIVINREVIPFVLKKHASILRPGVIWASEDIEVEDDVIILVENDNNKNNDDFKDIDVLGVGRSRMSYHEIVNSEKGMVAKVRKSENPKPANILKETGAPSENIEKMIEANKEPMAKFINNSVGFMRNTIKERTNKPPVVAYSGGKDSLAVLLLAFEAFNNENINFDVIFSDTELELPETLKNIQDIEETYGINIITAKSTEFWKKLEEMGPPGRDNRWCSEVCKMKPLEKIINEKYEKGCLTFVGLRKYESMNRSKKPRIWRSPHIKKQMLSAPILNWTAMHVWIYLFMKGAPYNKLYEQCFDRVGCYMCPAMELGEMELIRNIYPDYWKKWDNFLEKYAETHNLDDNWIKSGWRWSYKQENNKNNIQDKSMGTYE; this is encoded by the coding sequence ATGAAGACAATATTGGGAAAATTGCATTTAAGATGGTGTATGGATTGTAATATGCCTGTTCTTGATAAAAAATGTGGAATATGTGGAAAAAACACAACGGAGGTAAAAATAACTCCACCAGCCGACCCGAGACCAGCATTTGACGAAGATATAACCATGATAAGTAAAATATTAAAAAATCAATTTGGAATAACATTAAATAACAACGGACAAAGCAATATATTCAAAAATAAAATAGTTTTAATAAATAAAATCCCTGGAACTGACTATATGAAAGAGATAATGTTGGATGGGATATTATTTGGGATTATAAAATATAACGAGGAAAAAAACACATGGGTAATAATGCCATCTGTTGATGGGGCTCGTAGAATAATCAATGAAAATGCCAATAAAAAATTAATTGTAATAAATAGAGAAGTAATACCATTTGTATTAAAAAAACATGCTTCTATATTAAGACCGGGAGTAATATGGGCATCAGAAGATATTGAAGTTGAAGATGATGTAATAATATTGGTTGAAAATGATAATAACAAAAACAACGACGATTTTAAAGATATTGATGTTTTAGGTGTTGGAAGAAGTAGAATGAGCTACCATGAAATAGTCAATTCAGAAAAAGGAATGGTAGCAAAAGTTAGAAAATCCGAAAACCCGAAACCTGCAAATATATTGAAAGAAACAGGAGCTCCCAGCGAAAACATTGAAAAAATGATTGAAGCTAATAAGGAACCAATGGCTAAATTTATTAATAATTCCGTAGGTTTTATGAGGAACACCATAAAAGAGCGAACAAATAAACCGCCAGTTGTGGCATATTCGGGCGGAAAAGATAGTCTTGCCGTGTTATTATTGGCATTTGAGGCATTTAACAATGAAAATATAAACTTTGATGTAATATTTTCGGATACAGAATTGGAACTCCCTGAAACTTTAAAAAATATACAGGATATTGAGGAAACATACGGCATAAACATAATAACGGCAAAATCTACGGAATTTTGGAAGAAATTGGAAGAAATGGGCCCTCCTGGTAGAGATAATAGGTGGTGCAGTGAAGTATGTAAAATGAAGCCACTTGAAAAAATAATAAATGAAAAATATGAAAAAGGTTGTTTAACTTTTGTAGGGCTTAGGAAATATGAATCAATGAATCGTTCAAAAAAGCCGAGAATTTGGAGAAGTCCTCACATTAAAAAACAAATGTTATCAGCACCAATATTAAATTGGACGGCTATGCATGTTTGGATATATTTGTTTATGAAAGGAGCTCCCTACAATAAATTATATGAGCAATGTTTTGATAGGGTAGGATGTTATATGTGTCCAGCTATGGAATTGGGGGAAATGGAGCTAATTAGAAATATTTATCCTGACTATTGGAAAAAATGGGATAATTTTTTAGAAAAATATGCAGAAACTCACAATTTGGATGATAATTGGATTAAAAGCGGTTGGAGATGGTCATATAAACAAGAAAATAACAAAAATAATATTCAGGATAAAAGTATGGGAACTTATGAATAA
- a CDS encoding energy-converting hydrogenase B subunit P: MPKMVLLPKLTMALGGYIRETTMPYTEDEAKPFPHRNVIVGNPSNEPIKIDVPAYDDGWVERHKNLGLIVVPVSEDDDFVGMYKMVLEKVKRSE, from the coding sequence ATGCCTAAAATGGTACTACTTCCAAAATTGACAATGGCTCTTGGGGGATATATAAGGGAGACTACAATGCCCTATACTGAAGACGAAGCAAAACCATTTCCGCATAGGAATGTCATTGTAGGAAATCCTAGCAATGAACCCATAAAAATAGATGTTCCTGCCTATGATGATGGATGGGTTGAAAGACATAAAAATCTTGGTTTAATCGTTGTTCCAGTTAGTGAAGATGATGATTTTGTCGGAATGTATAAAATGGTTTTAGAAAAAGTTAAAAGAAGTGAATAA
- a CDS encoding TIGR02253 family HAD-type hydrolase, with product MAIKGVLFDLDDTLYNSSSFADRARKEAVRMMVDAGLDTTEENARKVLQKIISQKGSNYSGHFNDLVKTITGTYDPKLIVTGIITYHNIKFALLRPYPNTIKTLVELKKMGLKLGVMTDGITLKQWEKLIRLGIVDFFDVVITSEEFGLGKPNTEFYEYAIKKMDLNPDEIVFVGDRVDRDIIPAKKVGMDAIRLLEGKYKNAEDTVSQYKIKDIYEAVDIIKNLVSSNEP from the coding sequence ATGGCAATAAAGGGAGTGTTATTTGATTTAGATGACACATTATACAATTCTTCAAGTTTTGCGGATAGGGCAAGAAAGGAGGCCGTGAGAATGATGGTAGATGCGGGACTAGATACTACGGAAGAAAATGCTCGAAAAGTTCTCCAAAAAATAATATCTCAAAAAGGTTCAAATTATTCGGGCCATTTCAATGACCTTGTAAAAACAATCACTGGAACTTATGATCCTAAATTAATAGTAACTGGTATAATTACATACCATAATATTAAATTTGCACTATTAAGACCATATCCAAATACAATAAAGACATTGGTGGAGTTAAAAAAGATGGGGTTAAAATTGGGAGTAATGACTGATGGAATAACTTTAAAACAATGGGAAAAACTTATAAGGCTTGGAATAGTTGATTTCTTTGATGTGGTAATTACTTCGGAAGAATTTGGATTGGGGAAACCAAATACAGAATTTTATGAATATGCAATTAAAAAAATGGATTTAAATCCTGATGAGATTGTATTCGTTGGGGATAGAGTGGATAGAGATATAATTCCAGCTAAAAAGGTAGGTATGGACGCAATTAGGTTGTTGGAAGGCAAATATAAAAATGCAGAGGACACCGTAAGTCAATATAAAATAAAGGATATATATGAAGCTGTGGATATTATAAAAAATTTAGTATCTTCAAATGAACCGTGA
- the cobS gene encoding adenosylcobinamide-GDP ribazoletransferase, which translates to MLKKIINGIDAIRGLMAFMTKIPMGNFKSGFKEMSHHYTFIIFIGLFIGLIGAPCSYPFYYFDIGGIIVGVVVLFVMLYIQGFHHVDGLGDYGDAWMVMGAPEKKLIVMRDKYMGVGAFAFIFFVELLSISAISAIYLNSTFLQFVKLIILAEGCSRLGSLCCASLGAPSNSGTGRYFIENTKKIHLFIGIIILLFISYLIGIFKIGLMAVAVAVLVGIVIVKSSKKSFGCITGDILGASCEITRAFVLLIMVFLININMGII; encoded by the coding sequence ATGTTAAAAAAAATAATAAATGGAATTGATGCCATAAGAGGTTTAATGGCATTTATGACCAAAATACCCATGGGAAATTTTAAAAGTGGTTTTAAAGAGATGTCTCATCATTATACATTTATTATTTTTATTGGTCTTTTTATTGGATTAATTGGAGCTCCATGTTCATATCCATTTTATTATTTTGATATAGGAGGCATTATTGTTGGAGTTGTGGTTCTTTTTGTTATGTTGTATATTCAAGGATTTCATCATGTAGATGGTTTGGGGGACTATGGGGACGCCTGGATGGTAATGGGAGCTCCCGAAAAAAAATTAATAGTAATGAGAGATAAATATATGGGAGTTGGAGCTTTTGCATTTATATTTTTTGTGGAGCTCCTATCTATATCCGCAATATCCGCAATATATTTAAATTCTACATTTTTACAATTTGTAAAATTAATAATTTTGGCAGAAGGCTGTTCCCGATTAGGTAGCTTATGCTGTGCAAGTTTGGGAGCTCCTTCAAATAGTGGCACAGGAAGGTATTTTATTGAAAATACTAAAAAAATTCATTTATTTATTGGAATAATTATATTATTATTCATAAGCTATTTAATTGGAATTTTTAAAATTGGTTTAATGGCTGTGGCTGTGGCTGTGCTGGTTGGAATAGTCATTGTAAAAAGTTCAAAAAAATCTTTTGGATGTATCACGGGGGATATACTGGGAGCTTCCTGTGAGATAACAAGGGCATTTGTGTTATTAATAATGGTTTTTTTGATAAATATTAATATGGGCATAATATAA
- a CDS encoding DUF2121 domain-containing protein: MSIIVGYYGANGAVVGGDKRNIIFRGNAEQREELEKLLYSGNIKTDEEFKKIADEYGIKVYIEDKQLKVREVNGVLVGEVKSIGTDSQRRRMYLSTGNCAIIDILNDTITKKSSNVGHGLILFGNRYLKEIVHNELKKDAPNFKNMPIEKVKNIIENAIKRCDGPTVSEEIILLHTKDKHNNFKELIKKDINDLKEYRNGLRQQMIDIKKTMLIAEKIEINGEVGYIKNGKLVLDENHLAIDTICSNPNLYNEIEIKGEYEEGDIIYIDNGELKVKGKDSSVCVDKIICKA, translated from the coding sequence GTGAGTATTATAGTAGGTTATTATGGTGCAAATGGTGCTGTTGTTGGAGGAGACAAAAGGAACATAATATTTAGGGGAAACGCTGAACAGAGAGAGGAACTTGAAAAATTATTATATTCTGGAAATATAAAAACCGACGAAGAATTTAAAAAAATTGCAGATGAATACGGCATAAAAGTATATATTGAAGATAAACAGCTTAAAGTTAGAGAAGTAAATGGGGTATTGGTTGGAGAAGTTAAATCAATAGGAACAGATTCCCAAAGAAGAAGAATGTATTTATCAACGGGAAATTGTGCCATTATCGATATATTAAATGACACAATTACAAAAAAATCGTCAAATGTAGGGCATGGACTTATTTTATTTGGAAATAGGTATTTGAAGGAAATTGTGCATAACGAACTAAAAAAAGATGCACCAAACTTTAAAAATATGCCTATTGAAAAGGTAAAAAATATCATTGAAAATGCCATTAAAAGATGTGATGGTCCAACGGTATCGGAAGAAATAATATTATTACATACCAAAGACAAACACAATAATTTCAAGGAATTAATAAAAAAAGACATAAATGACTTAAAGGAATATAGGAACGGATTAAGGCAGCAAATGATAGATATTAAAAAAACTATGCTTATTGCAGAAAAAATAGAAATTAATGGAGAAGTGGGGTATATCAAAAATGGTAAATTAGTATTGGATGAAAACCATCTTGCAATAGATACGATATGTTCTAACCCTAATTTATATAATGAAATTGAAATTAAAGGAGAATATGAAGAAGGAGATATTATTTATATCGACAATGGAGAATTAAAGGTAAAAGGAAAAGATAGTTCCGTATGTGTTGATAAAATAATATGTAAAGCATAA
- the nikR gene encoding nickel-responsive transcriptional regulator NikR, protein MVDMDRISISLPTKLLGEFDEIIGDRGYASRSEAIRDSIRDYIIKHKWIHSLEGERSGTITIIYDHHASDLMERITTIQHDYSNLIVATLHMHMDHDNCMEVVIVRGDAKIIRELTDRLTSQKGVKQVKLNVMVPGGNIPE, encoded by the coding sequence ATGGTGGATATGGATAGAATAAGTATATCTCTACCTACTAAATTATTGGGAGAATTTGATGAAATAATTGGCGATAGAGGATATGCCAGTAGAAGTGAAGCAATAAGGGATTCTATACGAGATTATATTATAAAACATAAATGGATACATAGTTTAGAAGGAGAGCGGTCAGGAACAATAACAATCATATATGACCATCATGCATCGGACCTCATGGAAAGAATAACGACCATACAGCACGATTATAGTAATTTAATTGTAGCTACGCTACATATGCATATGGATCATGACAATTGTATGGAGGTCGTAATTGTAAGGGGAGACGCTAAAATAATAAGGGAATTAACTGATAGATTAACTTCTCAAAAAGGAGTAAAACAGGTTAAATTAAATGTAATGGTTCCAGGAGGCAATATACCCGAATAA
- a CDS encoding helix-turn-helix domain-containing protein, with amino-acid sequence MNKLTTTIGINYNGAPITERQIRILRLISEKKSQNKVAELLSIPPSAVNIQIKRLEKKLGVQLIYSSTYGTILTETAQEIVKYYELRKKRISSDKFIGCGYISGEIGKILFDNIIISSFDNILKLYKMDLLSIIGIDDPYWSMDFGVSKFQRSFYDPIPVAYDYFIKVHSPKYEFNHNNLIGIRYSPQRIIWNILKSENITHKITKTVKNPFYALDLVEKGYSLYINKCFEQYIKKEYIVEKPYFYDKTKHTINIIPLYDENNKNVEHKNIEEIIFKKKKELKNKGFELVDYY; translated from the coding sequence ATGAATAAACTAACCACCACAATAGGAATAAATTACAATGGAGCTCCCATAACAGAACGACAGATAAGAATACTTAGATTAATCTCTGAAAAAAAATCCCAAAATAAAGTTGCGGAGCTCCTCAGTATTCCCCCTTCCGCAGTGAATATACAGATAAAACGGCTTGAAAAAAAACTTGGGGTGCAATTAATATACTCCTCTACATATGGAACAATACTAACAGAAACTGCCCAAGAAATAGTAAAATACTACGAATTAAGAAAAAAAAGAATATCTTCCGATAAATTCATTGGTTGCGGATATATAAGTGGGGAAATTGGAAAAATATTATTTGATAATATAATTATTTCATCTTTTGATAACATATTAAAGTTATATAAAATGGATTTGCTGTCTATTATTGGCATAGATGACCCCTATTGGAGTATGGATTTTGGAGTTTCAAAATTCCAAAGGAGTTTTTACGACCCCATACCTGTGGCTTATGATTATTTTATTAAGGTGCATAGTCCAAAATATGAATTTAATCATAATAATTTAATAGGCATAAGATATTCCCCTCAACGCATAATTTGGAATATTTTAAAAAGTGAGAATATAACCCATAAAATCACAAAAACTGTGAAAAATCCATTTTATGCCCTTGATTTGGTTGAAAAAGGATATAGTTTATATATAAATAAATGTTTTGAACAATACATTAAAAAAGAATATATTGTAGAAAAACCATATTTTTACGATAAAACCAAACATACAATAAATATTATACCCCTATATGATGAAAATAATAAAAATGTAGAACATAAAAATATTGAAGAAATAATATTCAAAAAGAAAAAAGAATTGAAAAATAAAGGATTTGAATTAGTAGATTATTATTAA